In Ruania zhangjianzhongii, the following proteins share a genomic window:
- a CDS encoding sugar isomerase domain-containing protein, with protein sequence MITSAADFLTETTSRLSTLAERAAAGEYDEAVDLLTAAIESGGVIQAFGTGHSQAFAMEVAGRAGGLIPTSKLALADLALLGGWEVDDLRGSELERNPAVADDLLGTAQIAPEDVFVIASNSGVNGSIVGMALAVAERGHKIIAVTSLEHTHAVTPKHPSGKRLVDVADVVIDNLAPYGDSTLTLGDEYGAGAVSSLTAAYIAQVLTLGVVERMLAADKEPPLYISANRPGGDEHNRALEDVYSGRLRRLA encoded by the coding sequence ATGATCACCTCTGCCGCCGACTTCCTCACCGAGACCACCTCTCGGCTGAGTACCCTCGCCGAGCGTGCCGCCGCCGGTGAGTACGACGAGGCTGTCGATCTGCTCACTGCCGCGATCGAGTCCGGTGGCGTGATCCAGGCCTTCGGCACCGGACACTCGCAGGCCTTTGCTATGGAGGTCGCAGGGCGCGCCGGCGGGCTGATCCCCACCAGCAAGCTCGCACTGGCCGATCTGGCACTCCTCGGTGGATGGGAGGTCGACGACCTTCGCGGCTCCGAACTGGAGCGCAACCCAGCCGTGGCCGACGATCTGCTCGGCACCGCCCAGATCGCCCCGGAGGATGTGTTCGTGATCGCCTCCAACTCCGGGGTGAACGGCTCGATCGTCGGTATGGCGCTCGCGGTGGCCGAACGTGGACACAAGATCATCGCGGTCACCAGCCTCGAACACACCCACGCCGTCACCCCCAAGCACCCCAGCGGCAAGCGGCTGGTGGACGTGGCAGATGTGGTGATCGACAACCTTGCCCCCTATGGCGACTCCACCCTGACCCTCGGTGACGAGTACGGCGCCGGCGCCGTCTCCTCCCTGACGGCCGCCTACATCGCTCAGGTGCTCACCCTGGGTGTGGTGGAACGGATGCTTGCCGCGGACAAGGAACCGCCGTTGTACATCTCGGCGAACCGGCCAGGAGGTGATGAGCACAACCGCGCACTAGAAGACGTCTACAGCGGCCGACTTCGCCGTCTGGCTTGA
- a CDS encoding N-acetylglucosamine kinase, with the protein MLRYLGVDAGGTSTRAVLVSADGTCLGLGRAGSGNPVSSGTEHAAAQVLAASLQAVTAAGTDPASVAGAVAAMAGARVVGGPDWLNQAAHTGGLPVTFRLEADLHATFCSASPEPAGYALVAGTGAIALRVRDDEVDQVSDGIGWLLGDVGSGFWIGQQVARAGLAALDGRGPATALSRALLEQLGLDPDPADLIEGRSRSVQDAVDLLYSWRPVDLAHLAPLAFAVGVDEVADQIVSAAASALATTITAVRQPGLRGPMVFGGSVLSRQPEFAAQVRRLAGDFDDPVFTHDGLVGAASLALRRHGVPVDRQIFDRLTTTIAAARAAA; encoded by the coding sequence ATGTTGCGTTATCTCGGCGTCGACGCCGGCGGCACCTCTACCCGCGCTGTTCTGGTGTCCGCAGACGGCACCTGTCTCGGTCTGGGGCGTGCCGGAAGTGGAAATCCGGTCTCCTCCGGGACTGAGCACGCCGCCGCGCAGGTGCTCGCCGCTTCGCTGCAGGCGGTGACAGCGGCGGGAACTGATCCGGCGTCGGTGGCCGGTGCCGTCGCGGCGATGGCCGGTGCCCGGGTGGTGGGTGGACCGGACTGGTTGAATCAGGCCGCTCATACCGGTGGGCTCCCGGTGACGTTCCGGTTGGAGGCAGACCTGCACGCAACGTTCTGCTCGGCCTCACCGGAGCCCGCCGGGTACGCACTCGTAGCGGGGACCGGAGCAATTGCCCTGCGGGTGCGCGATGACGAGGTAGACCAGGTCAGCGACGGTATCGGCTGGCTGCTCGGTGACGTCGGCTCCGGGTTCTGGATCGGCCAGCAGGTGGCTCGGGCGGGTCTGGCGGCCCTGGACGGTCGTGGACCGGCCACGGCGCTCAGCCGCGCCCTGCTGGAACAGCTCGGTCTGGACCCGGACCCGGCAGACCTGATCGAGGGGCGTTCGCGCAGTGTGCAGGATGCCGTGGACCTGCTCTACAGCTGGCGACCGGTGGACCTCGCCCACCTGGCACCGTTGGCGTTCGCCGTCGGCGTGGACGAGGTGGCAGATCAGATTGTCTCCGCGGCGGCCTCAGCGCTGGCGACGACGATCACCGCTGTGCGTCAGCCCGGGCTGAGGGGGCCGATGGTGTTCGGTGGCAGTGTGCTCAGCCGTCAGCCGGAGTTCGCCGCGCAGGTGCGCCGGCTCGCCGGTGATTTCGACGATCCGGTGTTCACCCATGACGGTCTGGTCGGTGCGGCGAGCCTCGCGCTACGCCGGCATGGTGTCCCGGTAGACCGGCAGATCTTCGACCGGTTGACCACCACGATCGCCGCCGCCCGCGCTGCAGCCTAA
- a CDS encoding MurR/RpiR family transcriptional regulator, with protein MVGAPPESEGALRVTERIHANLPLMSSAMVKIAELLLDDPSAPIEMSITELADRAGTSAATVTRFCRQLGYPGYVQFRVGVATDSGHGEADDNRWRAAMSRTLDPNDTADDVSRTLLNAHIRSLRATASVLDPQVSARVAERMATVAHVDIYGTGGSSAMAEEMMTRLYRIGVNAHAWGDVHAGLASGSILPQKSVAIGISHSGRTKETIEMLGRAKSSGAYTVAITSQSASPLAQVADDVLLASVPDRYLHPADLSAKHAQLFVLDLLYLLVAQHDYTETVARIAATDAAVASHRRPD; from the coding sequence ATGGTGGGTGCGCCGCCCGAGTCCGAAGGGGCTCTCCGGGTTACTGAGCGTATCCACGCCAACCTCCCGCTGATGTCCTCGGCGATGGTCAAGATCGCCGAGCTGCTCCTCGATGATCCGTCCGCACCTATCGAGATGTCGATCACCGAGCTCGCGGACCGGGCGGGCACCTCTGCGGCCACGGTCACCCGGTTCTGCCGGCAGCTCGGCTACCCCGGATACGTGCAGTTCCGGGTCGGTGTGGCCACCGATTCCGGGCACGGCGAGGCGGACGACAACCGCTGGCGCGCCGCGATGAGCCGCACGCTCGATCCGAACGACACCGCTGACGACGTCTCCCGCACGCTGCTGAACGCACACATCCGGTCGCTCCGGGCCACGGCCAGTGTGCTGGACCCGCAGGTGAGCGCCCGGGTGGCGGAGCGGATGGCCACTGTGGCGCATGTGGACATCTACGGCACCGGCGGCAGCTCGGCCATGGCCGAGGAGATGATGACCCGGCTGTACCGGATCGGCGTCAACGCCCACGCCTGGGGGGATGTGCACGCTGGCCTGGCGAGCGGATCGATCTTGCCGCAGAAGTCCGTGGCGATCGGTATCTCGCACAGCGGGCGGACCAAAGAGACGATCGAGATGCTTGGCCGGGCCAAGTCCTCCGGCGCCTACACGGTCGCGATCACCAGCCAGAGCGCCTCCCCGTTGGCGCAGGTGGCCGACGACGTCCTGCTCGCCTCCGTGCCGGACCGTTACCTGCACCCGGCGGACCTGTCCGCCAAACACGCCCAGCTGTTCGTCCTGGACCTGCTGTACCTGCTCGTGGCCCAGCACGACTACACCGAGACGGTTGCTCGGATCGCGGCCACCGATGCCGCCGTCGCCAGCCATCGCCGCCCCGACTGA